Proteins from one Arthrobacter sp. Soc17.1.1.1 genomic window:
- the rsmI gene encoding 16S rRNA (cytidine(1402)-2'-O)-methyltransferase, whose amino-acid sequence MVLAATPIGNMGDATERLIGLLRTADVVAAEDTRRLHRLVQALGVTVSGRVISYHEHNETERTPELLDLVRDGATLLMVTDAGMPSVSDPGYRLVEAAVAEGIDLTAVPGASAVLAALALSGLPTDRFCFEGFLPRKPGLRTARLIDLAAERRTMVFFEAPHRLEAMLRSLQQTFGSERPAAVARELTKVYEQVIRGSLLELLQWAQEGEVRGEIAVVVAGAPEAAPSRPEDHVVDVNALIAGGMRLKDAVAAVAAESRVSKRELYAAVIAAR is encoded by the coding sequence ATCGTCCTGGCGGCGACACCGATCGGCAACATGGGCGACGCGACCGAGCGGCTGATCGGCCTGCTCCGCACCGCGGACGTCGTCGCGGCCGAGGACACACGCCGACTGCACCGGCTCGTCCAGGCGCTCGGCGTCACGGTCTCGGGCCGCGTGATCAGCTACCACGAGCACAACGAGACCGAACGGACGCCCGAACTCCTGGACCTGGTGCGCGACGGTGCCACGCTGCTCATGGTGACCGACGCCGGCATGCCGTCGGTGTCGGACCCGGGCTACCGCCTGGTGGAGGCGGCGGTCGCGGAGGGTATCGACCTGACGGCGGTGCCGGGCGCCTCGGCCGTCCTCGCCGCGCTCGCGCTGTCCGGCCTCCCCACCGACCGGTTCTGCTTCGAGGGGTTCCTGCCGCGGAAGCCGGGACTCAGGACGGCGCGCCTGATCGACCTCGCGGCGGAGCGCCGCACCATGGTGTTCTTCGAGGCCCCCCACCGCCTCGAAGCGATGCTGCGCTCGCTGCAGCAGACCTTCGGCTCCGAGCGGCCGGCCGCTGTGGCGCGGGAGCTCACGAAGGTGTACGAGCAGGTCATCCGCGGATCGCTCCTCGAACTCCTCCAGTGGGCCCAGGAGGGTGAGGTCCGGGGTGAGATCGCCGTCGTCGTCGCCGGTGCGCCGGAGGCCGCGCCGTCCCGGCCGGAGGACCACGTGGTCGATGTCAACGCCCTGATCGCCGGCGGGATGCGGCTCAAGGACGCCGTGGCGGCCGTGGCCGCGGAGAGCCGGGTCAGCAAGCGGGAACTGTATGCGGCGGTCATCGCCGCGCGCTGA
- a CDS encoding NAD-dependent succinate-semialdehyde dehydrogenase → MAVTADQEKAVLDKVPTGLFIGGQWRASSSGATFDVEDPATGSTLRTLADATPEDGMAALDAAVAAQADWARTAPRERGEILRRAFDLVTARADEFALLMTLEMGKPLAEARGEVTYGAEFLRWFSEESVRASGRYSTSPDGKSRLLVSKKPVGPCLLITPWNFPLAMATRKIAPAIAAGCTMVLKPANLTPLTSSLFATVLQEAGLPAGVLNIVNTTTAGDVTGPLIEDPRLRKLSFTGSTPVGRSLLAAASKNVLRTSMELGGNAPFIVFEDADLDAAVEGAMLAKLRNMGEACTAANRFIVHASVADRFAAALAERMQGMTPARGTEDASKLGPLIDRKSRDKVHELVTSAVGDGAQTLTGGAPVTGDGYFYQATVLTGVPRTARIMREEIFGPVAPIITFDTEDEAVDLANDTEYGLVAYVFTRDLNRGLRIGERLDTGMMGLNAGVVSNAAAPFGGVKQSGLGREGGAEGIEEYLYTQYVGIADPYAS, encoded by the coding sequence ATGGCCGTCACCGCCGACCAGGAGAAGGCAGTACTCGACAAGGTGCCCACCGGGCTCTTCATCGGCGGGCAGTGGCGGGCGTCGTCCTCCGGTGCCACGTTCGACGTCGAGGACCCCGCGACCGGCAGCACCCTGCGGACGCTCGCCGACGCCACCCCCGAGGACGGCATGGCCGCACTGGACGCCGCGGTCGCCGCGCAGGCCGACTGGGCGCGGACCGCTCCGCGCGAGCGGGGCGAGATCCTGCGGCGTGCCTTCGACCTGGTCACGGCCCGCGCCGACGAGTTCGCACTCCTCATGACGCTCGAGATGGGCAAGCCGCTCGCGGAGGCGCGCGGCGAGGTCACGTACGGCGCCGAGTTCCTGCGGTGGTTCTCGGAGGAGTCGGTGCGCGCGTCGGGCCGCTACTCCACGTCCCCCGACGGGAAGTCCCGCCTGCTCGTCAGCAAGAAGCCCGTGGGCCCGTGCCTGCTCATCACGCCGTGGAACTTCCCGCTGGCGATGGCCACCCGCAAGATCGCCCCCGCGATCGCCGCGGGCTGCACCATGGTGCTCAAGCCCGCCAATCTCACGCCGCTGACGTCCTCGCTGTTCGCGACCGTCCTGCAGGAGGCGGGCCTGCCGGCCGGCGTCCTCAACATCGTGAACACGACGACGGCGGGTGACGTCACCGGGCCGCTCATCGAGGACCCGCGCCTGCGCAAGCTCTCCTTCACGGGCTCCACCCCCGTGGGCCGCAGCCTCCTGGCCGCGGCCTCCAAGAACGTCCTGAGGACCAGCATGGAGCTCGGCGGCAACGCCCCGTTCATCGTCTTCGAGGACGCCGACCTCGACGCCGCCGTCGAGGGCGCGATGCTCGCGAAGCTGCGCAACATGGGCGAGGCCTGCACGGCCGCCAACCGGTTCATCGTGCACGCCTCCGTGGCCGACCGCTTCGCCGCGGCGCTCGCGGAGCGCATGCAGGGCATGACGCCGGCCCGCGGTACCGAGGACGCCTCGAAGCTCGGCCCCCTGATCGACCGGAAGAGCCGCGACAAGGTGCACGAGCTCGTGACCTCCGCCGTCGGCGACGGCGCGCAGACGCTCACCGGCGGGGCCCCCGTGACGGGGGACGGCTACTTCTACCAGGCCACCGTGCTGACGGGCGTCCCGCGGACCGCACGCATCATGCGCGAGGAGATCTTCGGGCCCGTGGCCCCGATCATCACGTTCGACACCGAGGACGAGGCCGTGGACCTGGCCAACGACACCGAGTACGGCCTCGTGGCGTACGTCTTCACCCGCGACCTCAACCGCGGGCTCCGCATCGGCGAGCGCCTCGACACCGGCATGATGGGACTCAATGCGGGCGTGGTGTCCAACGCGGCCGCACCCTTCGGCGGGGTCAAGCAGTCCGGCCTCGGCCGTGAGGGCGGCGCCGAGGGCATCGAGGAGTACCTGTACACGCAGTACGTCGGCATCGCCGATCCGTACGCCTCCTAG
- a CDS encoding transglutaminase family protein, with translation MTTTLARPAPAPAAGSPAARRAPSADPWHWFVTGASLLAVLAAGTGLNGVLEPWTWLLPVLGTLVPVLLAMALSRTLRLNGVLTALVGVLALIGALTAQFVPRQSILGIVPGPGTSLELRRLLAQAEETVVSQVAPVLPGAGIVLIVCAALGLVAIIVDILSTTMRMPAAGGLGLFAILITPAVVKPNGVGMAAFIATVLAFLLLLAVAQWRENRLASGGARASSGFAGRSAIIGSAALAVTVILPMFVPGFNSGAFPQGARLNVWGNATGLNPAVTLGNDLRNPTGFGRIAYSTNSDAPLYLRAVTLENFDGRRWEPDQRLDDRQDGVAEIGSEDGSPASAPDGSTVFTRVRTQSYASPWLLSPYAPVGISNLVGNWSWDPANLSVLATDGGSTARQDYLVQSRAAELTREGLGAIGPSDDEAVPEVFTQLPQDTPEVVRTRTSEVTDEFVNPYDKAIAIQNYLRGPDFTYSVEAPVDGGYDGSGMDVMARFLDAKSGYCVHYAGTMAVMARAAGIPSRVAIGYTPGSPTGDTTEGPGGTELREFVVDSRNAHAWPELYFEGVGWVQFEPTPSRGVVPSYAQQSSTPVGPRADDIDALNPGARTDPGEQTSSSAEPSGSADGSGTGPQDEATPATGALALAGIGLLALLPLLLRSSRTRSRRRAVTVGELSPGAAGAATAAWAETTEIAGDYGYRLGPTDTPRTFAGRLARDAGLAGEPVASLGRLQSAYEHEEYADHDPAATAGGPGASPVATLARPAAVPRWDDVDTVTRALRRGSPWGRRVRARLFPQSLLNGFRSGIRR, from the coding sequence ATGACCACGACACTCGCCCGCCCCGCGCCCGCCCCGGCCGCCGGATCCCCGGCGGCCCGGCGCGCGCCGTCCGCCGACCCCTGGCACTGGTTCGTCACCGGGGCGTCGCTGCTCGCCGTCCTCGCTGCCGGGACCGGCCTCAACGGCGTCCTCGAACCCTGGACGTGGCTGCTGCCCGTCCTCGGCACCCTCGTCCCGGTGCTCCTGGCCATGGCGCTGAGCCGGACGCTGCGCCTGAACGGCGTCCTCACGGCCCTCGTGGGTGTGCTCGCCCTGATCGGTGCCCTGACGGCGCAGTTCGTCCCCCGGCAGAGCATCCTCGGCATCGTGCCCGGGCCGGGTACCTCGCTCGAGCTCCGGCGCCTCCTCGCGCAGGCGGAGGAGACGGTCGTGTCGCAGGTGGCCCCCGTGCTGCCAGGTGCCGGCATCGTCCTGATCGTGTGCGCAGCACTGGGGCTCGTGGCCATCATCGTGGACATCCTCTCCACCACCATGCGCATGCCCGCGGCCGGCGGGCTCGGGCTCTTCGCGATCCTGATCACCCCGGCCGTCGTGAAGCCCAACGGCGTGGGGATGGCCGCCTTCATCGCCACGGTGCTGGCGTTCCTGCTGCTCCTCGCCGTGGCGCAGTGGCGGGAGAACCGCCTCGCGTCCGGTGGGGCCAGGGCGTCGTCGGGCTTCGCCGGACGCAGCGCCATCATCGGTTCGGCGGCCCTCGCCGTGACCGTGATCCTGCCGATGTTCGTGCCCGGCTTCAATTCCGGCGCCTTCCCGCAGGGCGCCCGCCTCAACGTGTGGGGCAATGCCACCGGCCTGAACCCGGCCGTGACGCTCGGCAACGACCTCCGCAACCCCACGGGCTTCGGCAGGATCGCGTACTCCACCAACTCGGACGCCCCGCTGTACCTGCGGGCCGTCACCCTGGAGAACTTCGACGGCCGCCGCTGGGAACCCGACCAGCGGCTCGACGACCGCCAGGACGGCGTCGCCGAGATCGGCAGCGAGGACGGCTCCCCCGCCTCGGCGCCCGACGGTTCCACCGTGTTCACGCGCGTCAGGACGCAGAGCTACGCGAGCCCCTGGCTGCTCTCGCCCTACGCGCCGGTGGGCATCTCCAACCTCGTGGGCAACTGGTCGTGGGACCCGGCGAACCTGTCCGTCCTCGCGACCGACGGCGGATCCACGGCGCGCCAGGACTACCTCGTGCAGAGCAGGGCCGCCGAGCTCACGCGGGAAGGCCTCGGGGCCATCGGTCCGTCGGACGACGAGGCCGTCCCGGAGGTCTTCACGCAGCTCCCGCAGGACACGCCCGAGGTGGTCCGCACCCGGACCAGCGAGGTCACGGACGAGTTCGTGAACCCGTACGACAAGGCCATCGCCATCCAGAACTACCTCCGCGGCCCCGACTTCACCTACTCGGTGGAGGCACCGGTGGACGGCGGGTACGACGGCAGCGGCATGGACGTCATGGCGCGGTTCCTCGATGCGAAGTCCGGGTACTGCGTCCACTACGCCGGCACCATGGCCGTCATGGCCCGGGCGGCGGGCATCCCCAGCCGCGTGGCCATCGGCTACACGCCGGGCAGCCCCACGGGCGACACCACGGAGGGTCCGGGCGGCACCGAGCTGCGCGAGTTCGTCGTCGACTCCCGCAACGCCCACGCCTGGCCCGAGCTGTACTTCGAGGGTGTGGGGTGGGTGCAGTTCGAACCGACGCCCTCACGCGGCGTGGTGCCCAGCTACGCCCAGCAGTCCTCCACGCCGGTGGGGCCGCGTGCGGACGACATCGACGCCCTGAACCCCGGCGCCCGCACCGACCCGGGCGAGCAGACGTCGTCGTCGGCCGAGCCGTCCGGCTCCGCCGACGGGTCGGGTACCGGACCGCAGGACGAGGCGACGCCGGCCACCGGCGCGCTCGCCCTGGCGGGCATCGGCCTGCTGGCGCTCCTGCCGCTGCTGCTCCGGAGCTCGAGGACCCGGTCCCGGCGCCGCGCCGTGACGGTCGGCGAGCTCTCGCCGGGTGCGGCCGGGGCCGCCACCGCCGCCTGGGCCGAGACGACGGAGATCGCCGGCGACTACGGCTACCGGCTCGGACCCACCGACACCCCCCGCACCTTCGCCGGTCGCCTCGCCCGGGACGCCGGGCTGGCCGGCGAACCGGTCGCCTCGCTCGGCCGGCTGCAGTCGGCCTACGAGCACGAGGAGTATGCGGACCACGATCCCGCAGCCACCGCGGGCGGTCCGGGGGCGTCGCCCGTGGCGACGCTCGCACGGCCCGCGGCAGTGCCCCGCTGGGACGACGTCGACACCGTGACGCGAGCGCTCCGGCGCGGCAGTCCGTGGGGCCGGCGGGTCAGGGCCCGCCTGTTCCCGCAGTCGCTGCTCAACGGGTTCCGGAGCGGCATCCGCCGCTGA